A region of Channa argus isolate prfri chromosome 8, Channa argus male v1.0, whole genome shotgun sequence DNA encodes the following proteins:
- the prrc2c gene encoding protein PRRC2C isoform X2, translating into MSEKSGQSTKAKDGKTKYATLSLFNTYKGKSLETQKTAVAARHGLQSLGKVAVSRRMPPPANLPSLKAENKGNDPNVNIVPKDGSGWASRPEAGEERQQETPPPQNKPAVPQSQELPSGGSRSWANSKQTQLDGAPRVSSHFHQEFPSLQAAGEKGDIQEEEPYGPGPSLRPQNVGSWREGGGRNLITAPGPPEMDNRPPEEGDTALGNSTPPVEADESGRNVTTDGHREKKDGRDRLPPPGPPQPKLNGGQQPPGGVPTHFDPAFRSMMPPYMFHAYPQMSFGQGQGNFRYPVPQDGAKGPRSARSQQPPPQSWLQDPDRPSIISATELKELDNLDTDADEGWAGAQMEVDYTEKLNFSDDEENQASKDKGENWEWMGKVERIRSRASDSQEGWKEGSEDRGVNKTSWADTVDPRAPSPGSMGPNNKSAALTDYQGGSRSVGGTATRGIKPQATAASGADEDSEAWRQKRKKPSEVSEAVERARRRREEEERRMEEQRLAACAEKLKRLNEKHRQSTEGKSATAQTPSDDAPCEEASLSAPAASPVPSVTVLQSQTPIMQVSIPERVDQDRERMERERERVEPNPEEEVPLIRQPSPPIQRAVAVVPEPQSEGESSLPEVSPVIEENQMDRTAVPIRDYFNIEDNRGDDPHLSLPHMDPPSGEEAPVAPPQLEGEAATAMRPSLSSGYSKQFQKSLPPRFLRQQEQIKQQQWQQQQQQSGGSVSPSGSGGVPATQQQQQHRSMYPPMGPHHQHLASMGFDPRWLMMQSYMDPRMMSGRPPIDMPSNVHPGRIPPKQVVRREPGDNSSSSSDSFDHLTRPIRDHGLPSDSRIVWGSDPYPQPEPLPSVTPPKGRDDKKEPRMDSGLDLERGLIAMYPPDHSALDSRKNNFFRDTTESLSAFTQGSEDVSGSLDRVPVGSAFDSEEAGLPTGEEVEALGQAMLQRSVSQGSSHSLKLDEPRFDGIALGSKSLDLQDTVERVDDKPQNELYSQTAVTSNRATPPADGLHKQEKLPLPAPSKQKTELRWAGRSGAGRREGQGSERPLRRSGPIKKPVLRDMKEEREQREEKDKRHEKGERGDRSKKDQSSKAPSAAAAVSEGSRPQGEGKRESTEVEETPVGHQRARDSQPSSGVPTSSSQEEKADKLATNDKHQEPKLPIRKESNLPPRVYRREERERERERDKEMDKDREREWPTDSSFKGRGRGEYYSRGRSYRGTYSGRGRGSRGRSRAEYLYREPWSRSNLPSGGGPAPFRNREESETRSESSDFEVIPKRRRRRGSDTDSESEGGRESASDTGPSDREPSTKPSRPLRRDLPGESRSGPHKPGFGPPHMGEKIGSRGDDEGRPKPGFLPKGEPSRRGRGGLYSRRGGARERGGPRSAPLRRPAGRESSQWPSKPMETFRPEETESTQRYDNPPAERRHPNCEGKKFGDGAPQSSRERPRRSRPARPPRQDKPPRFRRLKEREAAVLASGETAPNSSVPLPPVPVAATPSSGSVPVSLSPTLSRAPGTPLNVPAEVSTNIPAPDLPSPMEAPLTDTSSPTITAVGTKSPDLSNQNSSDQANEEWETASESSDFNERREREERKGALEAANETGVVSAQASAPPQGSLTPSRSPPDGGVTQKREGALAAKRSFSSQRPTERQNRRGNSGAKPTRSYTGGKGERRGGGKPGRKGPTSQQNSEVTATTSGGAAQRPTKEPPARRRDEAKQAAKKPKENALSQFDLNNYASVVIIDDHPEVTTTEDPQSSTNDDGFTEVVSRKQQKRLQDEEKRKKEEQTTQNWGKKGSGEKSRGGGGKLPPRFAKKQSSQQQQQQQASTQPLPPVASTPQAQQQPSISAPQHPHLAPSQPAASPQTLEGAVAPLSSIAPATVDLTSKSLTLMPTQTHSTLGTELWENKVAGPTVLPDVKKLGPISPPQPPSVSAWNKPLTSFTGTVSSEGVKPGSEGNVELGIDSIQFGAPSSAGSTDSDGVPALLETGSDNKLPAPKEQRQKHRAGPIKTQKLPEMEPVETKEYKPGPIGKERSLKNRKAKDARGEGEGMEGGVPGGGGSRATDSSPPTSDSAVPELGGDIEGMITVPSAEYNSNSKESVTDYTAPSSSLADSVPTGGNKMEESLVANVALPHSLPLPRRETLQQSSSLSTVSPATVDLTLKMESARKAWENSPSLEKSSPVTSSSSPITSCASSYSFSSASMPQIPVASVTPSTSLSGSGTYTTSSLSTKTTTASDPPNICKVKPQQLQGGSLSSSSSSSSSSSFSQLSCVPPLLPQQQQTPQVYVSQSAAGSAAQISAFYMDTSHIFSAPHPRLAPPSLAQQQGFQPGLSQPTAVQQIPIPIYAPLQGQPQHQHTHQAQLGLSTGPPVSQPQDLFSSSLQPYRSQQAFMQGSLSQPSMMLSGPSLHSYPGVQAPELGKPQSNLAYQQPSSTQHIPILFEPQLNQPSGMGGSQLIDTHLLQARQGMNQHSSMYSGQVQQHGQSSYYSNTQSPSSAMQQVTVPLPGSQLSLPNFGSGGGQPLLALPPNAPQAPVSQPYRGIMGPNHNMMQPPTSKMDMDLKLFGSGMDVKPGTPPISARSTTPTSSPYRASSTSPSSQSSKMNSMLYQKQFQPNSAGMRMTQHFPGQFNPQILSKPNIVSPLVRPPHTNSFAGGVQRSPMGPQMSPNVGGGLMPHPRPQHVQHSQHPSRGPSGPSLGPRGTQAALKAEQDLKAKQRAEVLQSTHKFFSEQQQQQQLKAPLVSKASRLDQGGKPPHDSSTPNHQTGGDRPDSDKTPISSAKPIRTGPIKPQAIKPEEGK; encoded by the exons TGGCTGCCAGACATGGGCTACAGAGTTTGGGCAAAGTTGCTGTCAGCCGGCGCATGCCCCCTCCGGCCAACCTGCCCAGCCTGAAAGCGGAGAACAAAGGAAACGATCCCAACGTCAACATTGTCCCCAAGGACGGTAGTGGCTGGGCATCACGACCTGAAGCAGGGGAGGAGCG GCAACAAGAGACACCTCCACCCCAGAACAAACCAGCAGTCCCCCAGTCACAAGAGCTTCCCAGCGGGGGCAGCCGCTCCTGGGCCAATAGCAAGCAGACACAGCTAGACG gAGCTCCTCGTGTGAGCAGCCACTTTCACCAGGAGTTTCCAAGCTTGCAGGCAGCTGGTGAGAAAGGGGACATTCAAGAGGAGGAGCCTTATGGACCTGGCCCTAGTCTTCGACCTCAAA ATGTTGGCAGCTGGCGTGAGGGTGGAGGCAGGAATTTGATCACTGCACCTGGCCCACCTGAGATGGACAACAGGCCTCCAGAGGAAGGTGATACAGCCCTTGGCAACTCCACACCACCTGTAGAAGCTGATGAGTCTGGCCGAAATGTGACAACTGATGGTCATAGGGAAAAGAAGGATGGCAGGGACAGGTTGCCCCCCCCTGGCCCTCCTCAACCCAAACTTAATGGGGGACAGCAGCCTCCTGGTGGGGTGCCAACTCACTTTGACCCTGCTTTCAGGAGCATGATGCCACCTTAT aTGTTCCACGCCTATCCGCAAATGTCATTTGGCCAAGGGCAAGGAAACTTCAGATACCCAGTACCACAAGATGGAGCCAA GGGTCCACGTTCAGCACGATCCCAGCAGCCTCCCCCTCAATCTTGGCTCCAGGATCCAGACAGACCCTCTATCATCAGCGCAACAGAACTAAAGGAGCTGGACAATTTGGACACGGATGCTGATGAAGGCTGGGCAG GAGCTCAGATGGAGGTGGACTACACTGAGAAACTAAATTTTAGTGACGATGAGGAGAACCAAGCTTCTAAAGACAAAGGAGAAAACTG GGAGTGGATGGGTAAAGTGGAGCGCATAAGATCTCGGGCATCAGACAGTCAGGAAGGCTGGAAGGAGGGGTCTGAGGACCGCGGGGTCAATAAAACCTCATGGGCCGACACTGTAGACCCCAGGGCACCATCACCTGGCAGTATGGGCCCAAACAATAAATCAGCTGCTCTAACAGACTACCAG GGTGGTAGTCGTTCTGTTGGTGGCACAGCTACGCGTGGGATCAAACCTCAGGCTACAGCAGCATCTGGTGCTGATGAGGATTCTGAGGCCTGGCGACAGAAGCGCAAGAAGCCTTCAGAAGTTTCTGAAGCTGTAGAACGAGCTAGAcgaaggagagaggaagaagaacgcAGAATGGAGGAACAACGGCTTGCTGCTTGTGCTGAAAAGCTTAAACGTCTCAATGAAAAACATCGCCAGTCAACTGAGGGGAAATCTGCCACTGCTCAGACCCCCAGTGATGATGCTCCCTGTGAGGAAGCCTCCTTATCAGCTCCTGCAGCAAGTCCTGTTCCATCAGTCACGGTTTTACAATCGCAGACCCCAATTATGCAAGTTTCAATACCTGAGAGGGTGGATCAAGATAGGGAACGGATGGAGCGAGAACGAGAGAGGGTAGAACCAAATCCAGAGGAGGAGGTTCCATTGATTCGTCAGCCCAGCCCTCCCATTCAGAGAGCTGTGGCTGTGGTTCCAGAACCacagagtgagggagagagttCCTTGCCTGAAGTCAGTCCTGTCATAGAGGAGAACCAGATGGACAGGACAGCGGTGCCTATCCGGGATTATTTCAACATAGAGGATAACAGAG GTGATGATCCCCACTTGTCTCTGCCTCACATGGACCCTCCCAGTGGTGAGGAAGCCCCAGTGGCTCCTCCACAGCTGGAAGGAGAAGCAGCAACAGCTATGCGTCCCTCTCTTTCCTCAGGCTACTCCAAACAGTTTCAGAAGTCTTTGCCACCTCGTTTCCTCAGACAACAG GAGCAgataaagcagcaacagtggcaacaacagcaacagcagagcGGGGGCTCTGTGTCCCCATCGGGTAGTGGCGGAGTTCCAGCAacccagcagcagcaacagcaccGCTCAATGTATCCGCCTATGGGCCCCCACCACCAGCACCTGGCCTCCATGGGGTTTGACCCCCGCTGGCTCATGATGCAGTCCTACATGGACCCTCGCATGATGTCAGGACGTCCTCCTATAGATATGCCAAGTAACGTCCATCCTG GGAGGATTCCTCCTAAGCAGGTTGTGCGCAGGGAGCCTGGTGACAactccagctccagctctgaCTCCTTTGATCACTTGACCCGACCAATTCGTGACCATGGCCTGCCCTCAGACTCACGGATTGTATGGGGATCTGACCCATACCCGCAGCCAGAGCCATTACCTTCTGTAACACCTCCAAAAGGTCGAGATGATAAGAAAGAGCCAAG GATGGACTCTGGTTTGGATCTGGAAAGGGGCCTCATAGCTATGTATCCGCCGGACCACAGTGCATTGGACTCCcgtaaaaataactttttccgAGACACTACAGAGTCCTTATCTGCATTTACTCAAGGATCAGAGGATGTGTCTGGCTCTTTAGACAGGGTCCCTGTAGGTTCAGCCTTTGATTCTGAAGAGGCAGGGCTACCGACTGGGGAAGAGGTAGAGGCTCTTGGTCAGGCTATGCTCCAAAGGAGTGTCTCCCAGGGCTCCAGTCACTCCCTCAAGCTAGATGAGCCCAGGTTTGATGGTATAGCTCTGGGATCAAAATCACTAGATTTACAGGACACAGTGGAAAGGGTTGACGATAAACCCCAGAATGAACTGTACTCCCAAACTGCAGTGACCAGCAACAGGGCTACTCCTCCTGCTGATGGATTACACAAACAAGAGAAGCTGCCTTTGCCAGCTCCTagcaaacagaaaactgaaCTGCGCTGGGCTGGAAGATCTGGAGCTGGACGCAGGGAAGGACAAGGGAGCGAGAGACCACTTCGCAGGTCTGGGCCAATAAAGAAGCCTGTTCTAAGGGACATGAAGGAAGAGAGGgagcaaagagaagaaaaagataaGCGTCATGAGAAGGGGGAAAGAGGAGACAGGTCCAAGAAGGATCAGTCATCCAAAGCTccttctgcagctgctgctgtgtctgAGGGCTCCAGACCTCAAGGGGAGGGAAAAAGAGAATCTACAGAGGTTGAGGAAACACCTGTTGGCCATCAGAGAGCCAGAGACTCTCAGCCTTCATCTGGGGTTCCAACCTCCTCTTCTCAGGAGGAGAAAGCAGACAAATTGGCAACTAATGACAAACATCAAGAACCCAAACTGCCAATCAGGAAAGAGTCCAATCTTCCTCCTCGTGTCTACAGACgagaggaaagagaaagggaacGTGAGAGAGATAAAGAAATGGACAAGGACAGAGAGCGGGAGTGGCCTACTGACTCGAGTTTTAAAGGACGTGGTCGAGGAGAGTATTACTCCAGAGGACGTAGCTATCGGGGGACTTACAGTGGGCGAGGCAGGGGGAGTCGTGGTCGAAGCCGAGCAGAGTACCTTTACAGAGAGCCTTGGTCACGCTCAAATTTGCCCTCTGGTGGGGGTCCTGCTCCTTTTCGTAACAGGGAGGAAAGCGAGACACGCAGTGAGAGCTCAGACTTTGAAGTTATACCAAAACGCAGACGCCGCCGTGGTTCAGACACAGATTCTGAAAGTGAGGGTGGGAGGGAGTCTGCCAGTGATACTGGACCCTCTGACCGTGAGCCTAGTACCAAACCTAGCCGTCCACTTAGGCGAGACCTCCCAGGGGAAAGTCGGTCTGGGCCCCACAAGCCAGGCTTTGGGCCTCCTCACATGGGGGAGAAGATTGGATCAAGAGGGGATGATGAAGGCAGACCCAAACCAGGATTCCTTCCTAAGGGAGAGCCTTCAAggcgaggaagaggaggattaTACAGTAGACGAGGTGGAGCAAGAGAACGTGGAGGACCTCGCTCAGCACCTCTTCGACGACCAGCAGGCAGAGAGTCCTCTCAGTGGCCCTCTAAACCCATGGAGACATTCAGGCCTGAGGAAACTGAGTCTACACAAAGATATGACAATCCCCCTGCTGAACGACGGCATCCTAATTGTGAGGGCAAGAAATTTGGAGATGGGGCTCCTCAAAGTAGCAGAGAAAGGCCTCGTAGATCCCGACCAGCACGGCCCCCCAGGCAAGATAAACCACCCCGTTTCAGGCGCTTGAAGGAACGGGAGGCTGCCGTGTTGGCTAGTGGAGAGACGGCTCCAAACTCCTCTGTCCCCTTACCCCCAGTGCCTGTTGCTGCTACCCCTAGTTCTGGCTCTGTCCCAGTCTCCCTGTCCCCAACCCTGTCTCGAGCTCCAGGAACCCCTTTAAATGTGCCTGCAGAAGTGTCGACCAATATACCTGCACCTGACCTGCCCTCTCCTATGGAAGCACCTTTAACTGACACCAGCAGCCCCACCATCACTGCAGTTGGTACAAAGTCCCCAGACTTGTCCAATCAGAACTCTTCAGATCAGGCCAATGAAGAATGGGAAACTGCCTCTGAGAGCAGTGACTTTAATGAAAGGAGAGAGCgagaagagaggaaaggagcACTGGAAGCTGCTAATGAAACGGGGGTTGTCTCTGCCCAGGCATCTGCACCCCCTCAAGGCTCTTTGACCCCCAGTAGAAGCCCTCCTGATGGAGGAGTGACTCAAAAACGTGAAGGAGCTTTGGCAGCCAAGAGGAGTTTCTCAAGTCAACGACCTACAGAGAGACAAAATCGTAGGGGCAACAGTGGAGCCAAACCCACCCGGAGCTATACAGGGGGCaagggggagaggagaggagggggcaAACCTGGCCGCAAAGG CCCTACATCCCAGCAGAACTCTGAGGTTACAGCAACAACATCTGGAGGAGCAGCCCAGAGGCCTACAAAAGAGCCACCTGCCCGGCGCAGAGATGAGGCCAAACAGGCTGCCAAGAAGCCAAAGGAGAATGCTCTTTCTCAATTTGATCTCAACAATTATGCta GTGTTGTGATCATTGATGACCACCCAGAGGTCACAACTACTGAAGACCCACAGTCTAGCACCAATGATGACGGCTTCACGGAAGTTGTTTCCCGTAAACAACAAAAACGCCTACAAGATGAGGAGAAACGGAAAAAGGAAGAGCAGACTACTCAG AACTGGGGTAAAAAGGGTTCTGGCGAAAAGAGTAGAGGGGGCGGAGGAAAGCTGCCACCAAGATTTGCTAAAAAACAGTcatcacaacagcagcagcagcaacaggcCTCAACACAGCCTCTGCCTCCTGTTGCCTCCACCCCACAGGCACAACAGCAGCCCTCCATTTCAGCCCCTCAGCATCCCCACCTTGCCCCATCTCAACCTGCTGCATCTCCTCAGACCCTTGAAGGAGCAGTGGCTCCTCTGTCCTCCATAGCACCTGCTACTGTGGACTTGACCTCAAAGAGCCTCACCCTCAtgcccacacagacacacagcactcTGGGTACAGAGTTGTGGGAGAACAAGGTGGCAGGCCCCACTGTCCTTCCTGATGTCAAGAAGC TCGGTCCTATCAGTCCTCCCCAGCCACCTTCTGTGAGTGCCTGGAACAAACCTCTTACCTCCTTTACTGGCACGGTCTCTTCTGAG GGTGTGAAACCAGGATCAGAGGGCAACGTAGAGTTGGGAATAGACAGTATTCAGTTTGGAGCACCATCATCTGCAGGCAGCACTGACAGTGATGGAGTTCCAGCATTACTAGAAACAGGCTCTGACAATAAACTACCTGCTCCCAAAGAACAGAGGCAGAAACATCGAGCTGGCCCTATCAAAACACAGAAG CTTCCTGAAATGGAACCAGTGGAAACAAAGGAGTACAAGCCAGGTCCCATTGGCAAAGAGAGATCTCTTAAAAACCGGAAAGCCAAAGATGCTCGTGGAGAAGGTGAGGGTATGGAGGGAGGAGTACCAGGAGGAGGCGGCAGCAGAGCCACAGATTCCAGCCCTCCCACCAGTGACAGTGCAGTACCAGAGCTGGGAGGAGACATCGAGGGCATGATAACAGTCCCCTCAGCAGAGTACAATAGTAACTCAAAG GAGTCTGTTACGGACTACACCGCTCCCTCCTCCTCATTGGCTGACAGTGTTCCAACAGGAGGAAACAAAATGGAAGAGAGTTTGGTGGCCAAC GTGGCACTACCCCACTCATTGCCCCTTCCTCGCAGGGAGACCCTGCAGCAGAGCTCCAGTCTCAGCACGGTCTCCCCTGCTACTGTCGACCTAACGCTAAAG ATGGAATCTGCCCGTAAAGCATGGGAAAACTCCCCCAGTCTGGAGAAGAGTTCTCCtgtcacttcctcttcctctcccatAACCTCCTGTGCATCTTCGTATTCCTTCTCCTCAGCCTCTATGCCACAGATCCCTGTGGCTTCTGTTACCCCCAGCACCTCACTGTCAG GTTCTGGTACCTACACAACGTCATCTCTCAGCACCAAGACCACCACAGCTTCTGACCCCCCTAATATCTGTAAAGTGAAGCCCCAGCAGCTACAGGGTGGAAGTCTTTCATCCtccagcagtagcagcagcagtagcagcttTTCTCAACTGAGCTGTGTCCCTCCCCTCCTGCCCCAACAGCAGCAGACCCCACAGGTGTATGTCTCTCAGTCTGCAGCAG GTTCTGCGGCTCAGATTTCCGCATTCTACATGGACACGAGCCACATCTTCAGCGCTCCCCACCCTCGCTTAGCTCCTCCCTCCCTGGCCCAACAACAAGGATTCCAGCCTGGACTCTCGCAG CCAACAGCGGTGCAGCAGATTCCCATTCCCATCTATGCTCCACTGCAAGGTCAGCCGCAGCACCAACATACACACCAGGCTCAGCTCGGACTCAGCACTGGTCCTCCAGTTTCCCAGCCACAGGACCTCTTCAGCTCCTCACTGCAGCCTTATAG GTCACAGCAGGCGTTCATGCAGGGCAGCCTGTCGCAGCCCTCTATGATGTTGTCAGGACCATCCCTGCATAGCTATCCCGGTGTGCAGGCACCTGAGCTGGGAAAGCCACAGTCCAACTTGGCTTAtcaacagccttcttccacccaGCACATTCCCATTCTGTTTGAGCCGCAGCTCAACCAGCCTTCTGGAATGGGAGGCTCCCAGCTTATTGATACACACCTGCTGCAG GCTCGACAAGGAATGAATCAGCATTCAAGCATGTACTCAGGGCAGGTGCAACAACATGGCCAGAGTAGCTATTACAGCAACACTCAGTCGCCCAGCTCAGCAATGCAGCAG GTGACAGTCCCCCTGCCTGGTTCCCAGCTGTCCCTGCCAAATTTTGGCTCTGGTGGAGGCCAGCCCCTCCTGGCGCTGCCTCCCAACGCTCCCCAGGCCCCAGTCTCACAGCCATACCGAGGAATCATGGGCCCCAACCATAACATGATGCAGCCACCCACCAGCAAG ATGGACATGGATTTGAAACTATTTGGCAGTGGGATGGATGTGAAGCCTGGAACTCCTCCAATCAGCGCCAGGAGCACTACACCCACCTCCAGCCCTTACAG GGCCAGCTCCACCTCTCCTAGCAGCCAGTCCAGTAAGATGAACAGCATGCTGTACCAGAAGCAGTTTCAGCCCAACTCTGCTGGTATGAGAATGACTCAGCATTTTCCCGGCCAGTTCAACCCACAg ATTCTGTCAAAGCCCAACATAGTCTCTCCTCTGGTTCGACCTCCTCACACTAACTCATTTGCTGGAGGTGTCCAGCGCTCTCCAATGGGCCCCCAGATGTCACCCAATGTAGGTGGTGGTCTAATGCCTCATCCCCGACCCCAGCACGTGCAGCATAGCCAGCACCCTTCACGAGGACCCTCTGGTCCATCCCTTGGTCCAAGAGGCACACAGGCAGCTCTGAAGGCTGAACAGGACCTAAAG GCAAAGCAACGGGCTGAGGTGCTCCAGTCCACTCATAAGTTCTTCtcagagcagcagcaacagcagcaactcaAGGCCCCACTAGTTAGTAAAGCCTCTCGACTCGATCAGGGAGGAAAGCCCCCACATGACTCCTCAACCCCAAACCACCAGACAGGAGGTGACCGCCCAGATTCTGACAAAACCCCCATCTCCTCGGCCAAACCTATACGAACTGGCCCCATAAAACCACAGGCAATCAAACCAGAAGAGGGCAAGTAA